A genomic window from Streptococcus sanguinis includes:
- a CDS encoding 5'-nucleotidase, lipoprotein e(P4) family produces MKATKATVTIFSALASVIILTSCASKPTENKTTESSTSDNKISMTYDQLRSRENTMSTLWYQKAAETKALYFQGYNVATNRLKELLKTPTEKPYSIVLDLDETVLDNSPYQVKNVKDGTAFTPENWDVWVQKAEAKAVPGAKEFLQFANENGVQIYYISDRAASQVDATIKNLEKEGIPVQGRDHLMLLEEGVNSKEGRRQKVQETTNLVMLFGDNLVDFADFSKKSSEERDKKLDELQEEFGEKFIIFPNPMYGSWESTVYKGEKLDAKGQVEEREKALESFDK; encoded by the coding sequence ATGAAAGCAACGAAAGCTACCGTAACTATTTTTTCTGCATTGGCATCAGTTATTATTCTGACGAGCTGTGCTTCGAAACCAACAGAAAATAAGACAACAGAGAGCAGTACATCGGATAATAAGATTTCGATGACCTATGATCAGCTTCGTTCAAGAGAAAATACCATGTCTACTCTTTGGTATCAAAAGGCGGCTGAAACCAAGGCTTTGTATTTCCAAGGTTATAACGTTGCAACGAATCGTCTGAAAGAATTATTAAAAACACCGACAGAAAAACCTTATTCCATCGTATTAGACTTGGATGAGACTGTACTGGATAACAGCCCCTATCAAGTGAAAAATGTAAAGGATGGCACAGCATTTACACCTGAAAATTGGGATGTTTGGGTCCAAAAGGCGGAGGCTAAAGCCGTTCCAGGAGCAAAAGAATTCCTCCAGTTTGCCAATGAAAATGGTGTACAAATTTACTATATTTCTGACCGTGCGGCTAGTCAGGTAGATGCAACCATTAAGAACCTAGAAAAAGAAGGCATTCCTGTTCAGGGGCGTGACCATTTGATGCTCTTGGAAGAAGGCGTCAATTCAAAAGAAGGACGTCGTCAAAAAGTTCAAGAAACGACAAATCTAGTTATGCTTTTTGGGGATAATTTAGTTGACTTTGCAGACTTCTCTAAAAAGTCTTCCGAAGAGCGTGACAAGAAATTGGACGAACTTCAAGAAGAATTTGGTGAAAAATTCATCATCTTCCCTAATCCAATGTATGGATCATGGGAATCCACAGTTTACAAGGGCGAAAAATTAGACGCCAAAGGCCAAGTTGAAGAACGTGAAAAAGCTTTAGAAAGCTTTGATAAATAG
- a CDS encoding LacI family transcriptional regulator, which produces MVAKLTDVAKLAGVSPTTVSRVINRKGYLSDKTISKVEAAMRELAYKPNNLARSLQGKSAKLIGLIFPNISNVFYAELIDKLEHELFKQGYKTIICNSEHDSDKEREYLEMLEANQVDGIISGSHNLGIEDYNRVTAPIIAFDRNLSPDIPVVSSDNFGGGVLAAQTLVKAGAQNIIMITGNDNSNSPTSLRHAGFASVLPNAPIINVSSDFSPVRKEMEIKQILSQTKPDAIFASDDLTAILIMKIAQELDIQIPKDLKIIGYDGTYFVENYYPQLATIKQPLKDIACLSVDLLLKKIAGQEVQTTGYFLPVSLLPGKSI; this is translated from the coding sequence ATGGTCGCAAAGCTAACTGATGTAGCAAAACTTGCAGGAGTCAGCCCCACAACTGTTTCCCGCGTCATCAACAGAAAAGGCTACTTGTCTGACAAAACGATTTCGAAGGTTGAGGCAGCCATGCGAGAATTGGCCTACAAGCCCAACAATCTGGCGCGTAGCCTCCAAGGAAAATCAGCCAAGCTAATTGGACTTATTTTCCCTAATATCAGCAATGTCTTTTATGCAGAATTGATTGACAAGCTGGAGCATGAGCTCTTTAAACAAGGCTATAAAACCATCATCTGCAATAGTGAGCATGACTCTGACAAGGAGCGCGAATACCTTGAGATGCTGGAAGCTAATCAGGTGGACGGCATCATTTCTGGCAGCCACAATCTAGGCATCGAGGACTACAATCGCGTGACTGCACCAATCATTGCCTTTGACCGCAATCTTTCGCCGGATATCCCAGTTGTTTCCTCAGACAACTTTGGTGGCGGAGTGCTGGCGGCTCAGACCTTGGTCAAGGCTGGAGCGCAAAACATCATCATGATTACTGGCAATGACAATTCCAACTCACCGACCAGCCTGCGCCATGCCGGCTTTGCTTCCGTCCTGCCGAACGCACCGATTATCAATGTATCCAGTGACTTTTCTCCCGTCCGAAAGGAAATGGAAATCAAGCAAATCCTGAGTCAAACTAAGCCCGATGCTATTTTTGCTTCAGATGATTTGACAGCCATCTTAATTATGAAAATCGCTCAGGAGCTAGACATCCAGATTCCCAAAGATTTGAAAATCATCGGCTATGACGGCACCTACTTTGTGGAGAACTACTACCCACAGCTGGCAACGATCAAGCAGCCGCTGAAAGATATTGCCTGCCTCTCTGTGGACCTGCTCCTCAAAAAAATTGCTGGCCAAGAAGTCCAAACAACTGGCTATTTCCTGCCAGTCAGTCTCTTACCTGGTAAGAGCATCTAA
- a CDS encoding PTS beta-glucoside transporter subunit IIBCA: MNNTEIAKKVIEALGGRENVNSVAHCATRLRVMVKDEGKIDKKTVENLEKVQGAFFNSGQYQIIFGTGTVNKIYDEVVALGLPTSSKDDMKAEAAKQGNWFQRAIRTLGDVFVPLLPAIVATGLFMGIRGAIAQDQVLSLFGTTADAFKATNFYTYTVVLTDTAFAYFPALICWSAFRVFGGNPLIGLVLGLMMVNSALPNAWDVASGDAKPLIFFGFIKVVGYQNSVLPAFFVGLIGAKLEKWLHKRIPDVLDLLVVPFLTFLVMSILALFVIGPVFHDIESYVKVATTWLLSLPFGLGGLVLGGVHQVIVVTGVHHIFNLLESNLVTSTGENPLNAIITAAMTAQLGATLAVGVKTKNPKLKALAFPAALSAGLGITEPAIFGVNLRYGKPFIMGLLAGAAGGWFANILGLAGTSFGITIIPGTLLYLNGQILQYILMVLITTGLGFGLTYAFGYKDEEEVATEVETERLVEEEKTGNVPAPLQDETIISPIVGQAVALSDVNDPVFSSGAMGQGIAIKPSEGVVYAPADAEVTIAFATGHAYGLKTANGAEILIHVGIDTVSMGGEGFDQKVAQGDKVKAGDVLGTFEAEKIAAAGLDDTTMVIVTNTADYDSVTPVAEGALAKGDAVIEVKA, encoded by the coding sequence ATGAATAATACTGAAATTGCAAAAAAAGTCATCGAAGCCCTTGGCGGACGTGAGAATGTCAACAGTGTGGCTCACTGTGCGACTCGCTTGCGCGTGATGGTAAAAGATGAAGGTAAAATCGATAAAAAGACTGTCGAAAATCTGGAAAAAGTTCAGGGTGCCTTCTTTAACTCAGGCCAGTACCAGATTATCTTTGGTACCGGTACGGTTAATAAAATCTATGACGAAGTTGTAGCCTTAGGATTGCCAACTTCATCAAAAGATGACATGAAAGCAGAAGCTGCCAAGCAAGGAAATTGGTTCCAACGTGCCATCCGTACTTTGGGTGATGTATTTGTACCACTTTTACCTGCTATTGTTGCAACAGGTTTGTTTATGGGTATCCGTGGTGCGATTGCGCAAGACCAAGTACTATCTTTGTTCGGCACAACTGCAGATGCTTTTAAAGCAACAAACTTCTATACCTATACAGTCGTACTAACAGATACAGCTTTTGCATACTTTCCAGCCTTGATTTGTTGGTCAGCCTTCCGTGTTTTCGGTGGTAATCCATTGATTGGTTTGGTTCTAGGATTGATGATGGTTAACTCTGCTTTACCAAATGCTTGGGATGTAGCTTCTGGAGATGCTAAGCCATTAATCTTCTTCGGATTTATTAAAGTTGTCGGTTATCAAAACTCAGTTTTACCAGCGTTTTTCGTTGGTTTGATTGGTGCAAAACTTGAAAAGTGGCTCCATAAGCGTATTCCTGATGTATTAGATTTACTAGTTGTACCATTTTTGACCTTCCTAGTGATGTCTATTTTAGCTTTGTTTGTCATTGGGCCTGTTTTTCACGATATTGAATCATATGTTAAAGTCGCTACAACTTGGTTACTTAGCCTACCATTTGGCTTGGGTGGTTTAGTTCTTGGTGGAGTTCACCAAGTTATTGTTGTGACAGGTGTCCATCATATTTTCAATCTACTTGAGTCTAACTTGGTAACTTCTACAGGAGAAAATCCACTAAATGCTATTATTACGGCAGCTATGACTGCTCAACTTGGAGCAACACTTGCGGTTGGTGTTAAAACGAAGAATCCAAAACTCAAAGCTCTTGCCTTCCCAGCAGCTCTTTCTGCGGGACTTGGCATCACTGAACCTGCTATTTTTGGGGTTAACCTTCGTTATGGGAAACCATTTATCATGGGCCTGCTTGCTGGTGCTGCTGGTGGTTGGTTCGCAAACATTTTAGGTTTAGCTGGAACTAGCTTTGGTATCACCATTATTCCGGGTACTCTTCTTTATCTAAATGGCCAAATTCTTCAATACATTTTGATGGTATTAATAACTACTGGTCTTGGTTTTGGATTGACTTATGCTTTTGGATATAAAGACGAAGAAGAAGTAGCTACTGAAGTAGAGACAGAGCGCTTGGTCGAAGAAGAAAAGACTGGTAATGTGCCAGCACCCCTCCAAGACGAAACGATTATTTCTCCAATTGTTGGTCAGGCAGTGGCTTTGAGCGATGTGAATGATCCTGTTTTCTCTAGCGGAGCGATGGGACAAGGAATTGCCATCAAACCTAGTGAGGGTGTCGTGTATGCACCAGCTGATGCTGAAGTGACGATTGCTTTTGCAACAGGTCACGCTTATGGTTTGAAGACAGCTAATGGTGCTGAAATTTTGATTCACGTCGGAATCGACACAGTGTCTATGGGCGGCGAAGGTTTTGACCAAAAGGTTGCTCAAGGCGACAAGGTCAAAGCTGGTGATGTTCTGGGAACATTTGAAGCTGAGAAAATTGCAGCCGCTGGTCTGGATGATACGACTATGGTCATCGTTACCAACACAGCTGACTACGATTCTGTGACTCCAGTAGCAGAAGGAGCTCTTGCTAAAGGCGACGCAGTTATTGAAGTGAAAGCTTAA
- a CDS encoding ROK family protein translates to MTKLYGSLEAGGTKFVCAVGDERFEVIEKTQFPTTTPIETLDKTIEFFSRFDNLAGLAVGSFGPIDIDPNSKTYGFITTTPKLHWANVDIVGALRRALNVPIYFTTDVNSSAYGEVVARNNAGGRIENLVYYTIGTGIGAGAIQRGEFIGGTGHPEMGHYYVAKHPMDVEKEFNGVCPFHNGCLEGLAAGPSLEARTGVRGENIKLNSSVWDIQAYYIAQAAIQATVTFRPDVIVFGGGVMAQQHMLDRVREKFTVLLNGYLPVPDVRDYIVTPAVAGNGSATLGNFVLAKEVSERHAK, encoded by the coding sequence ATGACAAAATTGTATGGAAGTTTGGAAGCGGGAGGCACTAAGTTTGTCTGTGCTGTAGGCGATGAGCGGTTTGAAGTTATTGAAAAGACACAGTTTCCAACGACCACGCCTATCGAAACACTAGACAAGACGATCGAGTTCTTTTCTCGTTTCGACAATTTAGCTGGTTTGGCTGTTGGATCTTTCGGGCCGATTGATATTGACCCTAACTCAAAGACTTACGGCTTTATCACGACTACGCCTAAGCTGCATTGGGCTAATGTGGATATTGTCGGCGCTCTGCGCCGGGCCCTCAATGTGCCTATTTACTTTACAACGGATGTCAATAGCTCGGCTTATGGTGAAGTGGTAGCCCGTAACAATGCTGGCGGCCGTATTGAAAATCTGGTCTATTATACGATTGGGACAGGAATCGGTGCGGGTGCTATCCAGCGAGGCGAATTTATAGGGGGGACAGGTCACCCAGAGATGGGGCATTATTATGTAGCTAAGCACCCTATGGATGTAGAGAAAGAGTTCAATGGTGTTTGTCCTTTCCACAATGGCTGTTTGGAAGGATTGGCGGCTGGGCCAAGTTTAGAGGCGCGAACTGGAGTTCGTGGAGAGAATATTAAACTCAATAGTTCCGTCTGGGATATTCAAGCTTACTACATCGCTCAGGCGGCTATTCAGGCGACAGTGACTTTCCGTCCAGATGTCATCGTCTTTGGTGGCGGTGTTATGGCGCAGCAGCACATGCTGGATCGGGTTCGTGAGAAATTCACAGTTCTTCTGAATGGCTATTTGCCAGTTCCCGATGTTCGTGACTATATCGTGACACCGGCTGTAGCTGGAAATGGCTCCGCAACGCTGGGCAACTTTGTACTGGCCAAAGAAGTTAGTGAGCGCCACGCAAAATAA
- a CDS encoding ABC transporter ATP-binding protein, with translation MFKLFKRLTAREVSMIVLSVLFTFLTVYLELEVPTYISTITELLQTPGTGLADLWEPGLKMIGLSFASLLSAVVVGFFAARVAASFTQSLRSDIFNRVLDYSQTEIKKFSIPSLLTRTTNDITQVQTLITMGLQVVTRGPIMAIWAMTKIIGKSESWLMAVLIAVIVNILMTAVLMTLAFPKQSVAQRLVDKLNSVTRESLTGIRVVRAYNAEDYQDEKFAAANDEVTRLNLFIGRLMAMINPVMMGISSGLTLAIYWIGAYLIQEAGLQERLPLFSDMVVFMSYAMQIVIGFLLMGALFIVLPRTIVSAGRINEVLDLHSSITSPEQPKAAADSKGEVVFRDVSFRYSKNSEAVIEHVSFTAQAGDTVAFIGSTGSGKSTLVNLIPRFYDVTEGEILVDGVNVQDYQLEDLHNKVGYIPQKAVLFSGDVESNLDFGQSKESPLDEQKMWEALDLAQAKPFVQEKEKGLKAEVAQSGTNFSGGQRQRLAIARALARKPEILIFDDSFSALDYKTDRILRKELAERTQDMTKLIVAQRISTIMDADQILVLDAGKVVGQGTHRELLASNEVYQEIAYSQLSKEELENGK, from the coding sequence ATGTTTAAGTTATTTAAACGGCTGACGGCAAGGGAAGTGAGCATGATTGTTCTCAGTGTGCTCTTCACCTTCCTAACAGTATATTTGGAATTAGAAGTTCCGACCTATATTTCGACGATTACAGAGCTATTGCAAACACCGGGGACTGGTTTGGCGGATTTGTGGGAGCCAGGTCTGAAAATGATCGGCCTGTCTTTTGCTAGTTTGCTGTCAGCTGTTGTGGTTGGCTTTTTTGCCGCTCGTGTAGCAGCCAGCTTTACCCAGAGTTTGCGGAGCGATATTTTCAACCGTGTGCTAGACTATTCGCAGACGGAGATTAAGAAATTTTCAATCCCTAGTCTGCTGACTCGGACGACGAATGATATTACCCAGGTACAGACCTTAATTACCATGGGGCTGCAGGTGGTGACCAGGGGACCGATTATGGCGATTTGGGCTATGACTAAGATTATCGGCAAGTCAGAAAGTTGGCTGATGGCGGTTCTCATTGCTGTTATAGTCAATATCCTGATGACAGCAGTTTTGATGACCTTGGCCTTTCCCAAACAGTCAGTTGCGCAGCGTTTGGTCGATAAACTAAACAGCGTCACTAGAGAGAGTCTGACTGGGATTCGCGTGGTCCGGGCTTACAATGCTGAGGATTATCAGGATGAGAAATTTGCGGCAGCCAATGATGAAGTAACCCGGCTCAATCTTTTTATCGGTCGTCTGATGGCTATGATAAATCCAGTTATGATGGGGATTTCCAGCGGTTTGACACTGGCTATTTACTGGATTGGTGCTTATTTGATTCAGGAAGCTGGACTGCAGGAGCGTCTCCCGCTCTTCAGTGATATGGTCGTCTTTATGTCCTATGCTATGCAGATTGTGATTGGGTTCTTGCTCATGGGGGCTCTCTTCATCGTCCTGCCTCGGACCATTGTATCCGCTGGCCGGATTAATGAAGTGCTGGACCTGCATTCTTCTATCACCAGTCCAGAACAGCCTAAGGCAGCAGCGGATAGCAAGGGAGAAGTGGTCTTTCGAGATGTGTCCTTCCGCTATTCCAAGAATTCAGAAGCAGTCATTGAGCATGTTAGCTTTACAGCGCAGGCTGGTGATACCGTGGCCTTTATCGGTTCAACCGGTTCAGGAAAATCCACGCTAGTCAATCTCATTCCTCGTTTCTATGATGTGACTGAAGGAGAGATTCTGGTAGATGGTGTCAATGTTCAGGATTACCAGCTGGAAGACTTGCATAATAAGGTCGGCTACATCCCTCAAAAGGCGGTGCTTTTCTCTGGCGATGTTGAGAGCAATCTGGACTTCGGCCAAAGCAAAGAAAGCCCGCTGGATGAGCAGAAAATGTGGGAGGCTCTTGACCTAGCACAGGCTAAACCCTTTGTCCAAGAGAAGGAAAAGGGGCTGAAAGCAGAAGTGGCTCAAAGCGGGACCAACTTCTCTGGTGGTCAGCGTCAGCGTTTGGCTATTGCCAGAGCATTAGCTCGTAAGCCAGAAATCCTCATCTTTGATGATTCTTTCTCAGCGCTGGACTATAAGACAGACCGTATTTTGCGCAAGGAATTGGCTGAGCGGACGCAGGATATGACCAAACTAATCGTGGCGCAGCGGATTTCTACTATCATGGATGCGGATCAAATCTTGGTCTTGGATGCTGGTAAGGTGGTTGGTCAAGGTACCCACCGAGAGCTTTTGGCCAGCAACGAAGTCTATCAAGAAATTGCCTACTCACAACTATCCAAGGAGGAATTAGAAAATGGAAAATAA
- a CDS encoding winged helix DNA-binding protein, with product MEKPLLEMKRFGRKIHLIVEKLAKEQGIESMAGPQGQVLHIVAYRMEEGKDTLIKDIEQELDISKSVASNLMKRMEKNGFIQLETSKTDKRAKYIRLTPQSQERMKKIRDFFDEMDRSILNGVSEQELLIFSQVMAKFYQNIESLENGGKDV from the coding sequence ATGGAAAAGCCTTTATTAGAAATGAAGCGTTTTGGACGAAAGATTCATCTCATAGTGGAAAAACTTGCCAAGGAGCAAGGGATTGAGTCCATGGCTGGGCCGCAGGGACAGGTCTTGCATATTGTCGCCTATCGTATGGAAGAGGGGAAGGACACTCTTATCAAGGATATTGAGCAGGAGTTGGATATTTCCAAATCGGTGGCCTCTAACTTAATGAAAAGGATGGAGAAGAATGGATTTATCCAGCTGGAAACGAGCAAGACAGACAAGCGGGCTAAATATATCCGTCTCACTCCGCAGTCGCAGGAAAGAATGAAAAAAATCCGTGATTTTTTTGATGAAATGGATCGTTCTATTTTGAATGGTGTTTCTGAGCAGGAACTGCTGATTTTTTCTCAAGTCATGGCCAAGTTTTATCAGAATATCGAAAGTTTAGAAAATGGAGGGAAAGATGTTTAA
- a CDS encoding peptide deformylase, with product MEKAIVKDIFFLQQPSEQASREDLYLAQDLQDTLQANRENCIGLAANMIGVRKRVIIFLYGLVPVVMFNPVLRSKSGSYQTEEGCLSLVGSRPTQRYQEITIDYLDKHWQQQTMTLKGLPAQICQHELDHLEGILI from the coding sequence ATGGAAAAAGCAATTGTCAAAGATATTTTCTTCCTACAGCAGCCATCAGAGCAGGCTAGTAGAGAAGACCTTTATCTGGCTCAAGACTTGCAGGATACTCTGCAGGCCAATCGAGAAAATTGTATAGGGCTCGCAGCCAATATGATTGGCGTCCGTAAGCGAGTCATTATCTTTCTATATGGCTTGGTGCCGGTAGTCATGTTTAATCCGGTGCTGCGCTCTAAATCAGGGTCTTATCAGACAGAAGAGGGTTGCCTGTCCTTGGTTGGAAGCCGTCCTACCCAACGTTATCAGGAAATCACAATCGATTATCTGGATAAACATTGGCAGCAGCAGACTATGACTTTGAAAGGCCTGCCTGCCCAAATCTGCCAGCATGAATTGGACCATTTGGAAGGAATCTTGATTTAA
- a CDS encoding sucrose-6-phosphate hydrolase yields MAWTTEKRYKRYEDWTQEELQQIKENIAKSPWRANYHVEPQTGLLNDPNGFSYFDGKWVVFYQNFPFGAAHGLKCWVQMESDDLVHFTETGLRVLPDTPLDSHGAYSGSAMQFDDKLFLFYTGNVRDENWVRHPYQIGALLDKSGKLEKIDKILIEQPAEATDHFRDPQIFNYKGQFYAIVGGQNLDKQGYVKLYKAVDNDYTNWEAVGDLGFANDKTAYMMECPNLVFINDQPVLLYCPQGLSKDVLDYDNIYPNMYKIGQSFDTSKAAMIDPSPIQNLDYGFDCYATQAFNAPDGRALAVSWLGLPDVEYPSDRFDHQGAFSLVKELTLKDGKLYQYPVPAIKNLRAEEQPFAALAESKNSYELELNLAADTEHEIVLFADKDGKGLRINFDLKEGQVTVDRSQAGEPFALDFGTSRSCNIDKEATSASIFIDKSIFEIFINKGEKVFSGRVFPREDQTGIAITKGNPTGTYYELDYGRKAN; encoded by the coding sequence TTGGCTTGGACGACTGAAAAACGCTACAAACGCTATGAAGACTGGACGCAGGAAGAGCTACAGCAGATCAAAGAAAACATTGCTAAATCTCCTTGGCGGGCTAACTACCATGTAGAGCCTCAGACAGGTCTGCTCAATGACCCCAACGGCTTTTCTTATTTTGACGGCAAGTGGGTGGTTTTCTACCAAAACTTTCCTTTCGGAGCAGCTCACGGCCTCAAGTGCTGGGTCCAGATGGAAAGCGATGACCTAGTTCACTTCACAGAAACTGGTCTTCGGGTGCTGCCAGATACTCCTCTGGACAGCCACGGCGCCTACTCTGGCTCTGCCATGCAGTTTGACGACAAGCTCTTTCTCTTCTACACTGGCAATGTCCGTGATGAGAATTGGGTGCGCCATCCTTATCAGATTGGTGCCTTGTTAGATAAATCAGGCAAGCTCGAAAAAATTGACAAAATCTTGATTGAGCAGCCTGCTGAAGCGACCGACCACTTCCGTGATCCGCAGATTTTCAACTACAAAGGACAGTTCTATGCCATTGTCGGTGGGCAAAACCTAGACAAGCAAGGCTATGTCAAGCTTTACAAGGCAGTCGATAATGACTATACCAACTGGGAAGCCGTCGGTGATTTAGGCTTCGCCAATGACAAGACAGCCTATATGATGGAATGTCCTAATCTAGTCTTTATCAATGACCAACCAGTCCTGCTCTATTGCCCTCAAGGTTTGTCTAAGGACGTACTGGATTATGACAACATTTATCCGAATATGTATAAAATAGGTCAATCGTTTGACACAAGCAAAGCTGCTATGATTGATCCTAGCCCTATCCAAAATCTGGACTACGGCTTCGACTGCTACGCCACCCAAGCCTTTAATGCACCTGACGGTCGTGCACTGGCTGTCAGCTGGCTAGGCTTGCCTGATGTGGAATACCCATCTGACCGCTTCGATCATCAAGGGGCCTTCTCCCTCGTCAAGGAATTAACCCTGAAAGACGGCAAGCTCTACCAGTACCCAGTGCCTGCTATCAAGAATTTGCGAGCAGAAGAACAGCCTTTCGCTGCTTTGGCAGAAAGCAAGAATAGCTACGAACTAGAACTGAATCTCGCTGCAGACACCGAACACGAAATCGTCCTCTTTGCAGACAAGGATGGCAAGGGGTTACGCATCAATTTTGATCTTAAGGAAGGTCAAGTGACCGTTGACCGCAGTCAAGCGGGTGAGCCATTCGCCCTGGACTTTGGAACCAGCCGAAGCTGTAATATTGACAAAGAAGCAACGAGTGCTTCTATCTTCATCGATAAATCAATTTTTGAAATTTTCATCAATAAAGGAGAGAAAGTATTTTCCGGCCGTGTCTTCCCGAGAGAAGACCAGACAGGTATTGCTATTACTAAGGGCAATCCAACCGGTACTTACTATGAATTAGATTATGGTCGCAAAGCTAACTGA
- a CDS encoding ABC transporter ATP-binding protein → MENKKPSLFSQIRPYLKGFQLPLALAFVGAVLSNIITVYGPNKLKEITNLISEGLATNIDLKAVSQIALLLTVLYAVGALLNYGQSFIISTVIQYFSKRLRTAIAEKINKLPLGYFDGHSQGDTLSRVTNDVDTVGQSLNQSLGNVISSILLLVAVVLTMFFMNWILALVTILATVVGFVFVGLIMGKSQGYFTAQQNDLAAVNGYVEEMYSGHNVVTSYNAIEQSKEHFAVLNHNLYNSIWKSQFISSMMMPLMFFTGNFSYVLVILVGAALAINGSISIGIIVAFMVYVRTFSQPLSQIAQGIAVLQQAGAALVRVFEFLAEPDMEDDQHKEQQLTAVKGNVAFEEVFFGYKPDQTIIHDFSAQAKAGQKIAIVGPTGAGKTTIVNLLMKFYEIDKGRISIDGIDIKDMKRSEVHDAFSMVLQDTWLFEGTIRENLIYNQEHVTDEAVIAAAKAVGVHHFIMTLPQGYDTVLDDTVNLSVGQKQLLTIARALLKDAPLLILDEATSSVDTRTEELIQKAMDKLMEGRTSFVIAHRLSTIRNADLILVMRDGNIIEQGNHDELMDQNGFYADLYNSQFVEEDAG, encoded by the coding sequence ATGGAAAATAAGAAGCCTTCATTATTTAGCCAGATACGACCTTATCTCAAAGGCTTCCAGCTTCCTCTTGCTTTGGCATTTGTGGGAGCTGTCTTGTCAAACATTATCACGGTCTATGGGCCAAATAAACTAAAAGAAATTACCAATCTCATCTCTGAAGGTTTGGCTACCAATATTGATTTAAAAGCCGTGTCTCAGATTGCCCTTCTGCTGACCGTGCTCTATGCAGTTGGAGCCCTGCTCAACTACGGGCAGTCTTTTATCATCAGTACGGTTATCCAGTATTTCTCTAAGCGGCTGCGGACGGCCATTGCAGAGAAGATTAACAAGCTGCCGCTGGGCTATTTCGATGGTCATTCTCAGGGGGATACTCTGTCGCGCGTGACTAATGACGTAGATACGGTCGGCCAATCCCTCAATCAGAGTCTGGGAAATGTTATCTCTTCCATCCTGCTCTTGGTGGCTGTGGTTTTGACTATGTTCTTCATGAACTGGATCTTGGCCTTGGTAACCATCTTGGCTACTGTAGTCGGCTTTGTCTTTGTCGGTCTCATCATGGGCAAGTCTCAGGGCTATTTCACCGCCCAGCAAAACGATCTGGCTGCGGTAAACGGTTATGTGGAGGAGATGTACTCCGGCCATAATGTCGTTACCAGCTATAATGCCATTGAGCAGTCAAAGGAGCACTTTGCAGTTCTCAATCACAATCTCTATAACAGTATTTGGAAGTCTCAATTTATCTCTAGCATGATGATGCCGCTCATGTTCTTTACGGGGAATTTTTCTTATGTGCTGGTTATTTTGGTCGGTGCTGCTCTGGCGATTAATGGCTCTATTAGTATCGGAATTATTGTCGCCTTTATGGTTTATGTGCGGACCTTCTCTCAGCCTTTGTCACAGATTGCCCAAGGTATCGCCGTCTTGCAGCAGGCTGGTGCAGCACTGGTTCGTGTCTTTGAATTTCTGGCTGAGCCTGATATGGAAGACGACCAGCATAAAGAGCAGCAGCTTACTGCTGTCAAGGGAAATGTTGCCTTTGAAGAAGTCTTCTTTGGCTACAAGCCAGACCAGACCATCATTCATGATTTCTCAGCCCAGGCCAAAGCCGGACAGAAGATTGCCATTGTCGGCCCAACAGGTGCTGGTAAGACGACTATCGTTAATCTCCTTATGAAGTTCTATGAAATTGATAAAGGACGTATCAGCATTGATGGTATAGATATTAAGGATATGAAACGCTCCGAGGTTCACGATGCTTTTTCAATGGTCTTGCAGGATACCTGGCTCTTTGAGGGGACTATCCGTGAGAACTTGATTTATAATCAGGAGCATGTGACAGATGAAGCGGTTATCGCTGCAGCGAAGGCGGTTGGTGTTCATCACTTTATCATGACTCTGCCGCAAGGTTATGATACAGTGCTGGATGACACAGTCAACTTGTCGGTCGGTCAGAAGCAGCTGCTGACGATCGCTCGTGCTCTGCTGAAAGATGCACCGCTCTTGATCTTGGATGAGGCAACTTCGTCAGTCGATACGCGGACGGAGGAGCTGATTCAAAAGGCTATGGACAAACTCATGGAAGGACGGACTTCCTTTGTCATTGCCCACCGCCTGTCTACTATCCGTAATGCGGATCTTATCTTGGTCATGCGCGATGGAAATATCATCGAGCAGGGTAACCACGATGAACTCATGGATCAGAATGGCTTCTATGCGGACCTCTATAATAGTCAGTTTGTAGAGGAAGATGCAGGTTGA